One segment of Pseudodesulfovibrio sp. 5S69 DNA contains the following:
- a CDS encoding PAS domain-containing protein → MPDSSAKTDNQFEEKILAKYFEELPGIVWRIDVVSNEITFLNKYAASPEGERIRAMLQNPQVPQEVVLSEDRQQFCSCHQLILSRRKTACSFRVRTESGRMKWFKLMSMPDPAYPRCSLGLLMDISVHAEAILKASGSPKLADKIDLVDAPVLLIRFVDRTVHLANQAARQLLGHDEQALSRLTLQDLLRDNPDTALYQIYEELIFSDHWNGDLLITDAQGRSHLCTAHIQAVARQEDNLLWVTLYHHNNCTACEGLPVRGNDIVSPGFSKASLRRCASVKTLLKALLKALPEKSPTDGLLLSRIFISRNVVSVTGVGAPFDKDPEELAHPYEGSIAESILRFNQPSHVVAETSKSIKAIDWALFIPHGIRSYYAQPFFTDGELTYVLIFCSTEPDGYDPDSDAPLKALHQEFLVNLERCLARKR, encoded by the coding sequence ATTCCAGTGCAAAAACGGACAACCAGTTCGAAGAAAAAATACTGGCCAAGTATTTTGAAGAACTTCCCGGCATTGTCTGGCGAATTGACGTGGTCAGCAACGAGATCACCTTCCTGAACAAATACGCGGCCTCTCCCGAGGGCGAACGGATTAGGGCCATGCTGCAGAATCCGCAGGTCCCCCAGGAGGTCGTCCTCTCCGAAGACCGGCAGCAATTCTGTTCCTGCCATCAGTTGATCCTCAGCCGCAGGAAAACGGCTTGTTCGTTCCGGGTGCGCACGGAATCCGGGCGGATGAAGTGGTTCAAGCTGATGAGCATGCCCGATCCGGCCTACCCGCGTTGCTCCCTGGGGCTTCTCATGGACATCTCCGTCCATGCGGAGGCCATTCTCAAGGCCTCCGGGAGCCCCAAGCTGGCGGACAAAATCGACTTGGTGGACGCCCCCGTCCTGCTGATCCGTTTCGTGGACCGGACCGTCCATCTGGCCAACCAAGCCGCCCGGCAACTCCTGGGGCACGACGAACAGGCCCTGTCGCGCCTGACCCTGCAGGATCTGCTGCGGGACAATCCAGACACCGCCCTGTACCAGATCTACGAGGAGCTCATCTTTTCGGACCACTGGAACGGCGACCTGCTCATAACCGACGCACAGGGCCGGAGTCATCTCTGTACCGCCCACATCCAGGCGGTTGCGCGCCAGGAGGACAATCTCCTCTGGGTGACCTTGTACCACCACAACAACTGCACGGCCTGCGAGGGGTTGCCCGTGCGGGGCAACGACATCGTGTCTCCGGGGTTCTCCAAGGCCTCGCTACGGCGCTGCGCCTCCGTCAAGACGCTGCTCAAGGCCCTGCTCAAGGCCCTTCCCGAGAAATCCCCCACCGACGGCCTGCTGCTGTCGCGCATCTTCATCAGCAGGAACGTCGTGTCGGTCACCGGCGTGGGCGCTCCGTTCGACAAGGACCCCGAGGAACTCGCGCATCCCTACGAGGGATCCATCGCGGAAAGCATCCTGCGCTTCAATCAGCCCAGTCACGTGGTGGCGGAAACATCCAAGAGCATCAAGGCCATCGACTGGGCCCTGTTCATCCCCCACGGCATCCGCTCCTATTACGCCCAGCCGTTTTTCACCGACGGCGAGTTGACCTACGTGCTGATCTTCTGCTCGACCGAGCCCGACGGCTACGATCCGGACTCCGACGCTCCGCTGAAGGCACTGCACCAGGAGTTCCTCGTCAATCTGGAACGCTGCCTGGCCCGGAAGCGCTGA
- a CDS encoding FadR/GntR family transcriptional regulator, with translation MLNGGTFAVGDKLPGERRLAAMFETSRNTVREALCNLESMGYLEIREKSGCYLKSLEGRLNWESLRVRTNAAAFRQLIEALSLIAPGLARSRAGKLSASDIARLERATADIGQTIVNSDLPTIGHRFIYFYLALAEIASNDYLTLFLKELGMASATLSNSGGGLAEVQVDSLFAYHVELFNALKGGQADSAEQLAKECVQALRRLVSPEY, from the coding sequence ATGCTCAACGGCGGAACCTTTGCCGTCGGCGACAAGCTGCCCGGGGAGCGCCGACTGGCCGCCATGTTCGAAACGAGCCGGAACACCGTGCGCGAGGCCCTCTGCAATCTCGAATCCATGGGCTATCTCGAAATCCGGGAGAAGAGCGGCTGCTACCTGAAGAGCCTGGAGGGCCGCCTGAACTGGGAGAGCCTGCGCGTCCGCACGAACGCGGCCGCCTTCCGCCAACTGATCGAGGCGTTGAGCCTGATCGCGCCCGGCCTGGCCCGCTCCCGGGCGGGCAAGCTCTCGGCCTCGGACATTGCCAGGCTGGAGCGGGCCACGGCCGACATCGGCCAGACCATCGTCAACTCGGACCTGCCGACCATCGGGCACCGCTTCATCTATTTCTATCTCGCCCTGGCCGAAATCGCGTCCAACGACTATCTCACGCTGTTCCTCAAGGAGCTGGGCATGGCCTCCGCCACCCTCTCGAACAGCGGGGGAGGGCTCGCCGAGGTGCAGGTGGACTCCCTGTTCGCCTACCATGTCGAGCTGTTCAACGCGCTCAAGGGCGGTCAGGCGGACAGCGCCGAGCAGTTGGCCAAGGAGTGCGTCCAGGCCCTGCGTCGGCTGGTCTCGCCCGAATACTGA
- a CDS encoding MBL fold metallo-hydrolase, with translation MSNEKKSISRRDFVKGAATGLVVGAFASMGVYSYTSSAYNRLPKIERKMQDFGACRSVRVTNISETSWFNNAHLIGDIHEAGGLLVNQYTLNWAPFANGKGSAKGSYDEGIGSIKELLPNDLQKAWEIQKKLALHPENPGGYSCLLEVEALDGTIHKYLLDTGWSYEWMENSFKREGIDKMLEEQQIEALFISHEHWDHFWGLPVTVKYDNRIPLYVHDGFYKEGLQYIKDCGYKGEMTVVDKPITEIIPGMALLKFDVPIINRVFGETSLAFNIKDKGLLLISGCCHQGILKFADFAHANLKYDNDRFYGIYGGLHISPFEDWDPKYDDLVISLGQWGFERIGCNHCTGHLTAKKFIESGYPVVRGTARFRSASKDYLGNGDKISFGC, from the coding sequence ATGAGCAACGAGAAGAAAAGCATCAGCAGGCGCGACTTCGTGAAGGGCGCCGCCACCGGCCTGGTCGTCGGCGCGTTCGCCAGCATGGGCGTGTACTCCTACACCTCCTCGGCGTACAACCGGCTGCCCAAGATCGAAAGAAAGATGCAGGACTTCGGCGCCTGCCGCAGCGTCCGGGTGACCAACATTTCCGAGACGAGTTGGTTCAACAACGCCCACCTGATCGGCGACATCCACGAGGCCGGGGGCCTGCTGGTCAACCAGTACACCCTGAACTGGGCCCCGTTCGCCAACGGCAAGGGCTCGGCCAAGGGCTCCTACGACGAGGGCATCGGCTCCATCAAGGAGCTTCTGCCCAACGACCTGCAAAAGGCCTGGGAGATCCAGAAGAAGCTGGCCCTGCACCCGGAGAACCCGGGCGGCTATTCCTGCCTGCTGGAGGTCGAGGCCCTGGACGGCACGATCCACAAGTACCTGCTGGACACCGGTTGGTCCTACGAGTGGATGGAGAACAGCTTCAAGCGCGAGGGCATCGACAAGATGCTCGAAGAGCAGCAGATCGAGGCCCTGTTCATCTCCCATGAGCACTGGGACCACTTCTGGGGCCTGCCGGTCACGGTCAAATACGACAACCGCATCCCCCTGTACGTGCACGACGGCTTCTACAAGGAGGGCCTCCAGTACATCAAGGACTGCGGCTACAAGGGCGAGATGACCGTCGTGGACAAGCCCATCACCGAGATCATCCCGGGCATGGCGCTGCTCAAGTTCGACGTGCCCATCATCAACCGCGTGTTCGGCGAGACCTCGCTGGCCTTCAACATCAAAGACAAGGGGCTGCTGCTCATCTCCGGCTGCTGCCACCAGGGCATCCTCAAGTTCGCGGACTTCGCCCACGCCAATCTCAAGTACGACAACGACCGGTTTTACGGCATATACGGCGGGCTCCACATCTCCCCCTTCGAGGACTGGGACCCCAAATACGACGACCTGGTCATCTCGCTCGGCCAATGGGGCTTCGAGCGCATCGGCTGCAACCACTGCACCGGCCACCTGACGGCCAAGAAGTTCATCGAGTCCGGTTATCCGGTGGTGCGCGGGACCGCCCGCTTCCGCTCGGCCTCCAAGGACTATCTCGGCAATGGAGACAAGATCAGCTTCGGCTGCTGA